A region from the uncultured Draconibacterium sp. genome encodes:
- the ftsA gene encoding cell division protein FtsA yields MASKTNLSVVVDIGTAKMVAMAGVATAEGKMEILAVAQVPSAGIKRGLIFNLADATEALTAVLEQLDQQLEEEIDVVDIACAGKHMHTIDYKATRFTGDGGVVTNLDIDELYNEAKSLKIKGDYRIIKVIPTSFIIDDEIEELKPVGATGRKIEARYKLVIMPDRDYQILNRVLESVGVQLGEVYHSSLALAEAALSKPEKEMGAVVLDIGAGTTNLAIYYDNALIHTAVIPFAGAVITNDLKAGCSTFKEKAELLKVRYGQALGDQIKSEDTVTIAKNNGWEPKEITIRSLAYIIQARLEEIVDCVVTEIEKSGVEDRLGTGVVLAGGTSNLGHIITLVKFHTGLDARKAHPVILPVNRRDEVKNPELLTALGALKLSLTKNVAEERILPEPKQSKPGRGLMTNVKGALQSAINFFGDDNEDLELN; encoded by the coding sequence ATGGCTTCAAAAACAAACCTTTCAGTTGTTGTCGATATTGGCACCGCAAAAATGGTAGCCATGGCAGGTGTTGCAACCGCCGAAGGAAAAATGGAAATCCTTGCGGTTGCACAGGTTCCTTCTGCAGGAATAAAAAGAGGCTTGATATTTAATCTGGCCGATGCAACCGAGGCGCTCACAGCTGTGCTCGAACAACTCGACCAGCAGCTGGAGGAAGAAATAGACGTTGTGGATATTGCTTGCGCCGGAAAACATATGCACACCATCGATTACAAGGCAACGCGTTTTACCGGGGATGGAGGTGTAGTTACCAACCTGGATATTGATGAACTGTACAACGAAGCTAAAAGCCTGAAGATAAAGGGTGATTACCGCATTATAAAAGTTATTCCAACATCGTTTATTATTGATGATGAAATTGAGGAATTAAAACCTGTTGGAGCCACAGGTAGAAAAATTGAAGCGCGATACAAACTGGTTATTATGCCCGATCGCGATTACCAGATTCTGAACCGGGTACTCGAAAGTGTTGGTGTGCAGCTTGGCGAAGTTTACCATTCTTCGTTGGCCTTAGCCGAGGCAGCTTTATCAAAACCCGAGAAAGAAATGGGGGCAGTTGTTCTCGATATTGGCGCAGGAACAACCAATCTGGCTATTTATTACGATAATGCTTTGATTCATACGGCAGTTATCCCATTTGCCGGCGCAGTAATTACCAACGACCTAAAAGCCGGCTGCTCCACTTTTAAGGAAAAGGCCGAACTCCTAAAAGTGCGTTATGGGCAGGCATTGGGCGATCAGATAAAATCGGAAGACACCGTAACCATTGCAAAAAATAATGGGTGGGAACCCAAAGAAATTACCATTCGTAGCCTGGCTTATATTATTCAGGCCCGGCTGGAAGAGATTGTTGATTGTGTGGTGACAGAAATTGAGAAGTCGGGTGTTGAGGATCGTTTGGGAACCGGAGTTGTACTGGCTGGAGGAACTTCAAATCTCGGACACATTATTACCCTGGTGAAGTTTCACACCGGGCTGGATGCACGCAAAGCCCACCCGGTAATTTTACCCGTAAACCGTCGCGATGAAGTGAAAAACCCGGAATTGTTAACCGCTTTGGGCGCATTAAAACTTTCGTTAACAAAAAATGTAGCAGAAGAACGAATTTTACCCGAACCTAAGCAAAGCAAGCCTGGCCGTGGTTTAATGACCAATGTGAAAGGTGCGCTGCAAAGTGCAATAAACTTTTTTGGCGATGATAACGAAGATCTTGAATTAAATTAA
- a CDS encoding FtsW/RodA/SpoVE family cell cycle protein has protein sequence MQHSILKLFKGDRVLWMVLMLLSVLSLLIVYSSTGALAYRVASGNTLKYLFRQVGFLSAGIAVILVMVNVLPIKLYSKLAWWALLASIAFLVFSVLMRGTQFVSTSGRTLNFWGVTFQPAEMAKIALILFSAKILGKRQKTKGDLWEAFKKIIFYTGIVCGLIFISDFSTSALLFATIMTMMFCGRIPLKYLFSVVGAGIALVVVIYITAEMLPSGFGRVQTMKGRIERFIHGDPNSEKGITQADYAKLAIYTGGIFGKGPGHSDVSNYMAAAYNDFIFAIIVEEYGLLGGIAVIMLFLIFFFRGVVIVRRATRTFPAFLVIGLTLVLVFQAMINIGVSSGALPVTGQPLPWISLGGTSLLFTSLAFGLILSVSHQNQQDKEVTEQPIMIKAPDEDYEIENESANE, from the coding sequence ATGCAACATTCCATTCTGAAATTATTTAAAGGCGATCGTGTACTTTGGATGGTGCTGATGCTCTTGTCTGTATTGTCGCTGCTAATTGTGTACAGTTCAACCGGTGCATTGGCTTATCGTGTGGCCTCGGGAAACACTTTAAAATACCTGTTTCGCCAGGTTGGTTTTTTAAGTGCCGGCATTGCCGTTATATTGGTAATGGTAAATGTTTTGCCCATAAAGCTGTATTCGAAACTCGCCTGGTGGGCCTTGCTGGCAAGTATTGCTTTTTTGGTTTTTTCGGTGCTCATGCGCGGAACGCAGTTTGTTTCTACCAGCGGACGAACACTCAACTTCTGGGGAGTAACTTTTCAACCGGCCGAAATGGCAAAAATAGCGTTGATCCTGTTTTCGGCAAAAATTCTTGGAAAACGGCAAAAAACAAAAGGCGATTTGTGGGAAGCATTTAAGAAGATAATTTTTTATACCGGTATTGTTTGCGGTCTTATTTTTATATCCGATTTCTCGACCTCGGCATTGCTGTTTGCTACAATAATGACCATGATGTTTTGTGGCCGAATTCCCCTGAAATACCTGTTTTCGGTTGTGGGGGCAGGTATTGCACTAGTGGTGGTAATATACATTACCGCAGAAATGCTGCCTTCTGGTTTCGGGCGAGTACAAACCATGAAAGGCCGTATTGAGCGATTTATTCATGGCGACCCAAACTCGGAAAAAGGCATAACCCAGGCCGATTACGCCAAACTGGCCATTTACACCGGAGGAATTTTTGGAAAAGGTCCCGGACATTCGGATGTGAGTAACTATATGGCCGCGGCCTACAACGATTTTATTTTTGCAATTATTGTTGAAGAATATGGTTTGTTGGGCGGTATTGCCGTTATCATGTTATTCCTTATATTTTTCTTCCGTGGCGTTGTAATTGTGCGGCGGGCAACCCGAACGTTTCCGGCATTTTTGGTTATCGGCTTAACGCTGGTGCTCGTCTTTCAGGCTATGATAAACATTGGTGTCTCAAGCGGAGCTTTACCAGTAACCGGGCAACCATTGCCATGGATAAGCCTGGGTGGAACATCCTTGTTGTTTACCTCGCTGGCTTTTGGTCTCATATTAAGTGTTAGCCATCAAAATCAGCAAGATAAAGAAGTAACAGAACAGCCAATTATGATAAAGGCACCAGACGAAGATTATGAAATTGAAAATGAAAGCGCCAACGAATAA
- a CDS encoding UDP-N-acetylmuramoyl-L-alanyl-D-glutamate--2,6-diaminopimelate ligase, whose protein sequence is MKLKDLLEHIEVVGCIGSAEKAVAGVEFDSRKVEAGFLFVAQKGVSVDGHKFIDIAIEKGASVIVCEDLPQEKVAEVSYVQVADSNRVLGEIAAAFYGFPSLKMKVVGVTGTNGKTSIASLLHKLFLMQGYSAGLISTISYKINEREETASHTTPNALKIQQLMAEMAAEGCEFCFMEVSSHAIHQQRIAAIQFAGGIFTNITHDHLDYHKTFAEYIKAKKAFFDELPSSAFALTNADDKNGMVMLQNTAARKLSYSNRTMADYRCKVIESHFDGMLLKMDEQEIWTRFVGLFNASNLLAVYASAVELGQDKNEVLTAISNLKSVQGRFETIRSNDGKYAIVDYAHTPDALKNVLLAIGEIRTRNEQVITVVGAGGDRDKTKRPEMAREALLASDKVILTSDNPRTEDPEAIIKDMEAGVEAQYKNKVVSIVSRRDAIKTAVMLAQPGDIILIAGKGHEDYQEVNGVKHHFDDREEVKNCFGIQN, encoded by the coding sequence ATGAAACTAAAGGATTTATTAGAGCATATAGAGGTTGTTGGATGCATTGGCTCTGCTGAAAAAGCTGTTGCCGGAGTTGAATTCGACTCGAGAAAAGTGGAGGCCGGTTTTCTTTTTGTGGCACAAAAAGGAGTTTCAGTTGATGGGCATAAATTTATTGACATTGCTATCGAGAAAGGTGCTTCGGTTATTGTTTGCGAAGATTTGCCCCAGGAAAAAGTGGCTGAAGTATCCTATGTTCAGGTAGCTGATTCGAACCGTGTTTTGGGCGAAATTGCTGCTGCATTTTACGGGTTTCCATCGTTAAAAATGAAAGTGGTTGGCGTAACCGGAACAAACGGTAAAACCAGCATTGCCAGCCTACTGCATAAATTATTCTTGATGCAGGGCTACAGCGCCGGCTTAATTTCCACCATATCCTATAAAATAAACGAACGCGAAGAAACCGCTTCACATACCACTCCAAATGCATTAAAAATACAGCAGCTTATGGCTGAAATGGCAGCTGAAGGTTGCGAATTCTGTTTTATGGAGGTGAGCTCGCATGCCATTCATCAACAGCGCATTGCAGCTATACAGTTTGCCGGTGGTATTTTTACCAATATCACCCACGATCATCTTGATTACCACAAAACATTTGCCGAATACATTAAAGCCAAAAAAGCCTTTTTTGATGAGCTGCCGTCAAGCGCTTTTGCCCTTACCAATGCCGATGATAAAAATGGAATGGTAATGCTTCAGAATACAGCAGCCCGAAAACTAAGTTACTCGAATAGGACCATGGCCGACTACCGCTGCAAGGTTATTGAAAGTCATTTTGATGGGATGCTATTAAAAATGGATGAGCAGGAAATATGGACCCGTTTTGTTGGCTTGTTTAACGCATCAAATTTGCTTGCGGTTTATGCAAGCGCTGTTGAGCTGGGCCAGGATAAAAATGAGGTGTTAACGGCAATAAGTAACCTGAAATCGGTACAGGGACGCTTTGAAACCATTAGGAGCAACGACGGAAAATATGCCATTGTTGATTACGCACACACCCCGGATGCTTTAAAAAATGTGTTGCTGGCTATTGGCGAAATCAGAACCCGAAACGAGCAGGTGATAACAGTAGTTGGCGCCGGTGGCGACCGCGATAAAACAAAGCGGCCGGAAATGGCCAGGGAAGCTTTGCTGGCTAGCGATAAGGTGATTTTAACCTCTGATAATCCGCGTACCGAAGACCCCGAAGCAATTATTAAAGACATGGAAGCAGGAGTTGAGGCACAATATAAAAACAAGGTGGTTTCAATTGTTAGCCGTCGCGATGCGATAAAAACTGCGGTGATGCTTGCGCAGCCGGGCGACATTATCCTGATTGCCGGAAAAGGGCACGAAGATTACCAGGAGGTGAATGGTGTGAAACATCATTTTGACGACAGAGAGGAAGTGAAAAACTGTTTTGGAATACAAAATTAA
- the murD gene encoding UDP-N-acetylmuramoyl-L-alanine--D-glutamate ligase has protein sequence MKELVAILGAGESGVGAAILAQKQGYEVFVSDLGTIKEKYRNILSAYNIAFEAGCHSEEKILAASLVVKSPGIPETAPLVKKLKAQGTPVLSEIEFGGRFSNAKTICITGSNGKTTTTLLTYHILKNAGLNVGLAGNVGKSYAWQVAEEDFDVYVIELSSFQLDGMYEFKADVAVLMNITPDHLDRYAYEMQNYIDSKFRILQNQTASDYFVYCADDEIIQKEIQKREIIPVQLPFGLEEAAGSGAGVRDNRIIINFNQNQFSMSILDLSLQGKHNTYNSMAAGIASMVFKIRDEQLRESLSDFKGVEHRLERFLKVHGIEFINDSKATNVNSSWYALESVHKPVIWIAGGVDKGNDYSILKGLVTNKVKAIVCLGKNNAKLHEAFGDCVSDMVDASSMEEAVKAAYYLARNGDTVLLSPACASFDLFENYEDRGNQFKKEVRNL, from the coding sequence TTGAAAGAATTGGTAGCCATATTAGGAGCTGGTGAAAGCGGAGTGGGAGCAGCCATTCTTGCGCAAAAACAGGGGTACGAGGTATTCGTATCTGATCTTGGCACCATAAAAGAAAAATACCGGAATATTCTTTCTGCATATAATATCGCTTTTGAAGCCGGTTGCCATTCAGAAGAAAAAATTTTGGCGGCAAGCCTGGTGGTAAAAAGTCCGGGAATACCTGAAACGGCGCCCCTGGTAAAAAAGCTGAAAGCGCAGGGTACTCCGGTTTTATCGGAGATAGAGTTTGGCGGACGTTTTTCTAATGCTAAAACCATTTGTATAACCGGTAGTAACGGAAAAACAACCACCACGCTTTTAACTTATCATATTTTAAAAAATGCAGGATTAAATGTGGGGCTGGCAGGTAATGTGGGCAAAAGTTATGCCTGGCAGGTGGCTGAAGAGGATTTTGATGTGTATGTAATCGAGCTGAGTAGCTTTCAGCTGGATGGAATGTATGAGTTTAAAGCCGATGTTGCAGTACTCATGAATATAACGCCCGATCATCTTGATCGCTATGCTTATGAGATGCAAAACTACATCGATTCAAAATTCCGTATTCTTCAAAACCAAACCGCTTCAGACTATTTTGTGTACTGCGCCGACGATGAAATCATTCAAAAAGAAATACAAAAAAGAGAGATAATACCTGTTCAACTTCCTTTTGGGTTGGAAGAGGCTGCCGGGTCGGGAGCAGGTGTGAGAGACAATCGGATAATTATCAACTTTAATCAAAATCAATTCAGCATGTCGATTCTGGATTTATCTTTACAGGGGAAACACAATACATACAACAGCATGGCCGCTGGTATTGCTAGTATGGTGTTTAAAATCAGAGATGAACAATTGAGAGAAAGCCTTTCTGACTTCAAGGGTGTAGAACACCGCTTAGAGCGTTTTCTGAAAGTTCATGGTATTGAGTTTATAAACGACTCGAAAGCAACAAACGTTAACTCGTCGTGGTATGCATTGGAAAGTGTGCATAAACCCGTTATCTGGATAGCAGGCGGAGTTGACAAAGGCAACGATTATTCCATATTAAAAGGTTTGGTTACCAATAAGGTGAAAGCCATTGTGTGTTTGGGAAAAAACAATGCCAAGCTACACGAAGCTTTTGGCGATTGTGTATCAGATATGGTGGATGCATCAAGTATGGAAGAAGCAGTTAAAGCTGCCTATTACCTGGCTCGAAATGGCGACACCGTACTTTTGTCGCCGGCTTGTGCAAGTTTCGATTTGTTCGAAAATTACGAAGACAGAGGAAATCAATTTAAAAAAGAAGTAAGGAATTTGTAA
- the murG gene encoding undecaprenyldiphospho-muramoylpentapeptide beta-N-acetylglucosaminyltransferase, whose product MNKKINRVIVSGGGTGGHIFPALAIANEIKMRNPDVDILFVGAEDRMEMERVPAAGYKIIGLPVMGFPRKPSLKLITFFKKLRQSARLAKKIVADFNPQVAIGVGGYASGPLLRAAAKNKVPSLIQEQNSYAGITNKLLSKKANCICVAYDNMERFFPADKIILTGNPVRKNLTEKQDRKTALEFFNLTETDKVVLIVGGSLGARSVNQAVLKNIELIAASGVQVIWQTGAYYFKNIQEELNGKKPGNLHIHKFITRMDLAYEVANLVISRAGAGTISELCLVGKAAILVPSPNVSEDHQTKNAMALVDKQAALMVRDDEINEKLFPLAFEVVADKDRCATLASKSKELAKPDATVKIVDEIEKLVR is encoded by the coding sequence ATGAATAAAAAAATAAATAGGGTAATTGTAAGCGGAGGAGGCACCGGAGGACATATCTTTCCGGCTTTGGCAATTGCCAACGAAATAAAAATGCGCAATCCTGATGTGGATATTTTGTTTGTTGGAGCCGAAGACCGAATGGAAATGGAGCGTGTGCCTGCAGCAGGATACAAAATTATTGGTTTGCCGGTTATGGGGTTTCCCCGGAAACCAAGCCTTAAGCTTATTACTTTTTTTAAAAAACTGCGGCAAAGTGCCAGGCTGGCCAAAAAAATTGTCGCCGATTTTAATCCGCAGGTAGCTATTGGCGTGGGCGGTTATGCCAGTGGCCCTTTGCTACGGGCAGCTGCTAAAAATAAGGTGCCAAGCCTTATTCAGGAACAAAATTCGTATGCCGGAATAACCAATAAACTTTTAAGTAAAAAAGCCAACTGCATTTGCGTTGCCTACGATAACATGGAGCGCTTTTTTCCGGCTGATAAGATTATTCTGACCGGTAATCCGGTTCGTAAAAACCTTACTGAAAAACAAGACAGAAAAACAGCACTGGAGTTCTTTAACCTAACAGAAACCGACAAAGTGGTTTTGATTGTGGGCGGAAGCCTTGGTGCCCGCTCGGTAAACCAGGCGGTTTTAAAAAATATTGAATTGATTGCGGCTTCCGGTGTGCAGGTAATCTGGCAAACAGGAGCCTATTATTTTAAAAATATTCAGGAAGAGCTGAACGGAAAAAAACCGGGCAACCTTCATATTCATAAGTTTATTACGCGTATGGATTTGGCCTACGAGGTGGCTAACCTGGTAATATCGCGTGCCGGTGCCGGAACCATTTCCGAACTTTGTTTGGTTGGTAAAGCTGCTATTTTGGTGCCATCGCCAAACGTATCGGAAGACCATCAAACAAAAAATGCAATGGCTTTGGTAGATAAGCAAGCTGCATTAATGGTGCGCGACGATGAGATTAATGAAAAATTATTCCCATTGGCATTTGAGGTGGTGGCTGATAAAGACCGCTGTGCAACATTGGCGAGCAAAAGTAAAGAACTGGCCAAACCCGATGCTACGGTGAAAATTGTTGATGAAATAGAGAAATTAGTGAGATAA
- the murC gene encoding UDP-N-acetylmuramate--L-alanine ligase, translated as MENIQKIKNVYFLGIGGIGMSALARYFKFSGRNVAGYDRTPTALTDALQKEGIDIHFDDDIRNIPSKWNPSETIAVYTPALPDEHKELNWFQSQPIGLFKRAKVLGMICNEKQGVGVAGTHGKTTTSTIVANILDKTELGCGAFLGGISKNFRSNLVLPKNDSPWIVAEADEFDRSFLHLKPQLALVTSVDADHLDIYGAKEKIVESFEKFISQIQPDGKLVVKEGIELDTTKTQARVYSYSLKGKTDFATCNLRLNEVTGFYVFDLKTPGGIIANCKMNYPGLVNVENTVGACALAWLAGASANAIKSGIEDYEGVARRFDIRHRSEKKIYIDDYAHHPEELKAFINSVKALFPGKKLTGVFQPHLYSRTKDFATEFAESLDLLDKAILIPLYPAREEPMPGVSSAIIYKQMKMENKILAEREEVLKILKTDRNEVVLTMGAGDIDRMVDDIIELMEKLSNV; from the coding sequence ATGGAAAACATTCAGAAAATAAAGAATGTGTATTTCCTCGGAATAGGAGGAATTGGGATGAGTGCGCTTGCACGGTATTTTAAATTCTCGGGGCGAAATGTGGCCGGTTACGACCGCACGCCTACAGCATTAACCGATGCTTTGCAGAAAGAGGGAATTGATATTCACTTTGATGATGATATCCGAAATATCCCATCAAAATGGAATCCGTCTGAAACCATTGCTGTTTATACCCCTGCTTTGCCCGACGAACATAAGGAATTAAACTGGTTTCAAAGCCAGCCAATTGGCCTGTTTAAAAGAGCCAAAGTTTTAGGTATGATTTGCAACGAAAAGCAGGGTGTTGGCGTTGCCGGTACACACGGAAAAACCACCACAAGCACAATTGTTGCTAATATTCTGGATAAAACAGAATTGGGTTGTGGCGCATTTCTAGGCGGAATCTCTAAAAACTTCAGAAGTAACCTTGTTTTGCCCAAAAACGATTCGCCCTGGATTGTGGCTGAAGCTGATGAGTTTGATCGGTCGTTTCTGCATTTAAAACCACAGCTGGCATTGGTAACATCGGTTGATGCCGACCATTTGGATATTTATGGAGCGAAGGAAAAGATAGTGGAGTCGTTCGAGAAATTTATATCTCAAATTCAGCCCGATGGGAAATTGGTGGTTAAAGAGGGAATTGAACTTGATACAACAAAAACGCAGGCCCGGGTTTATTCCTATTCCTTAAAAGGAAAAACCGATTTTGCCACTTGCAATCTTCGTTTAAATGAAGTAACCGGATTTTACGTTTTCGATTTAAAAACACCCGGCGGGATAATCGCCAATTGTAAAATGAATTATCCGGGGCTGGTAAATGTTGAAAATACGGTTGGGGCTTGTGCTTTGGCATGGCTGGCCGGGGCGTCGGCTAATGCAATAAAATCAGGAATTGAAGATTACGAGGGGGTAGCACGAAGGTTTGATATTCGACACCGCTCGGAAAAGAAAATATATATTGATGACTATGCGCACCACCCCGAGGAGTTGAAAGCTTTTATCAATTCGGTGAAGGCACTGTTCCCCGGGAAAAAGTTAACAGGTGTGTTTCAGCCTCATTTGTACTCGCGAACCAAAGATTTTGCTACTGAATTTGCCGAAAGTCTGGATTTGCTCGATAAGGCCATCCTTATTCCGCTTTATCCGGCCAGAGAAGAGCCAATGCCCGGAGTGTCGTCGGCTATTATCTACAAGCAAATGAAAATGGAAAATAAAATTCTGGCCGAACGCGAAGAAGTATTGAAAATATTAAAAACCGACAGAAATGAGGTTGTTCTTACGATGGGAGCAGGAGATATTGACCGCATGGTTGATGATATAATTGAACTGATGGAAAAATTAAGTAATGTTTAA
- the mraY gene encoding phospho-N-acetylmuramoyl-pentapeptide-transferase translates to MFYWLYEILAEHDIPGIGMLPGISFRSAAAIILSLLITTVFGKKLIRILQRRQIGDEIRDLGLEGQMQKQGTPTMGGIIILMAIIIPTLLFARLDNVYILLMLITTAFLGLIGFIDDYIKVFRKNKKGLAGRFKVLGQVSLGLFVAATLFISDDVKVREHVRDENGKNMTVEVQDPVTGETLTQFVTEDVKSTKTTIPFIKKNEFDYAWLVAFAGDAASWLKWLVYAIAIILIITAVSNAANLTDGIDGLATGTSAISGATLGILAYVSGNIIYADYLNIMYIPNSGELTVFIAAFIGATVGFLWYNSFPAQVFMGDTGSLALGGILAVFAVIIRKEILIPLLCGIFLIENLSVVIQVSWFKYTKRKHGEGRRVFLMSPIHHHFQKKGFPEPKIVTRFWIVGIILAVVTIATLKIR, encoded by the coding sequence ATGTTTTATTGGCTATACGAAATATTGGCAGAACACGATATTCCCGGAATTGGAATGTTACCGGGTATTTCATTTCGTTCGGCAGCAGCAATTATTCTCTCGCTGCTGATAACTACTGTTTTTGGGAAAAAATTGATTCGCATTTTACAGCGCAGGCAAATTGGAGACGAAATTCGTGACCTGGGCCTCGAAGGACAAATGCAAAAACAGGGTACACCAACAATGGGCGGAATAATTATCCTGATGGCCATAATAATTCCCACCTTGCTTTTTGCCCGGCTCGATAATGTGTATATCCTTTTAATGCTGATAACCACCGCCTTTTTAGGACTTATTGGCTTTATCGACGATTACATTAAAGTTTTTAGAAAGAATAAAAAAGGATTGGCCGGGAGATTTAAAGTGTTAGGTCAAGTTAGTTTAGGTCTTTTTGTGGCTGCCACGCTTTTTATTAGCGATGATGTAAAAGTTCGCGAACATGTGCGCGATGAAAATGGTAAAAATATGACTGTTGAGGTACAGGACCCGGTTACCGGAGAAACCCTGACCCAATTTGTAACCGAAGATGTAAAGTCGACAAAAACAACCATTCCTTTTATTAAAAAGAATGAATTTGATTATGCCTGGTTGGTGGCTTTTGCCGGCGATGCTGCAAGCTGGTTAAAATGGCTGGTTTATGCCATTGCAATCATCTTAATTATAACGGCTGTTTCAAATGCAGCAAACTTAACCGATGGTATTGATGGGCTGGCTACCGGTACCTCAGCCATTAGTGGTGCTACACTTGGTATTCTTGCTTATGTAAGCGGTAATATTATATACGCCGATTACCTGAATATCATGTACATCCCGAATAGTGGTGAATTAACTGTTTTTATTGCTGCATTTATTGGGGCAACAGTAGGGTTTTTATGGTATAATTCTTTTCCGGCACAAGTATTTATGGGCGACACCGGAAGTTTGGCTTTGGGAGGTATTTTAGCTGTGTTTGCGGTAATTATCCGTAAAGAGATTTTAATTCCCCTGTTGTGTGGGATTTTCCTCATCGAAAACCTTTCAGTGGTCATTCAGGTGAGCTGGTTTAAATACACCAAAAGAAAGCATGGCGAAGGACGCAGGGTGTTTTTAATGAGTCCTATTCACCATCATTTTCAGAAAAAGGGTTTTCCTGAACCAAAAATTGTAACACGCTTTTGGATTGTCGGAATTATTCTGGCAGTAGTAACAATAGCAACATTAAAAATAAGATAG